The proteins below come from a single Prochlorococcus marinus str. MIT 9215 genomic window:
- a CDS encoding phosphoribosyltransferase, with amino-acid sequence MISYFTWSEFDKSVEQIANKCRFKEFSGIYGVPRGGLCLAVALSHKLKIELISEPIKNSLIVDDIYETGLTLTTLKDIEGAMFFVLFSKINPTWWNTVFISKKSEWIVFPWENTLNSKSDREQYIKKRGLT; translated from the coding sequence ATGATAAGTTATTTTACCTGGAGCGAATTTGATAAGAGCGTAGAACAAATAGCTAATAAATGCAGGTTTAAAGAGTTTTCTGGAATATATGGAGTTCCTCGTGGTGGATTATGTCTTGCTGTAGCACTAAGCCATAAATTAAAAATTGAATTAATTTCAGAACCAATTAAAAATTCACTAATAGTAGATGATATTTATGAAACTGGTCTTACATTAACGACCTTAAAGGATATTGAAGGAGCAATGTTTTTTGTATTATTTAGTAAGATCAACCCTACTTGGTGGAATACAGTATTTATATCGAAAAAAAGTGAATGGATAGTTTTCCCCTGGGAAAACACTTTAAACTCAAAAAGTGACCGAGAACAGTACATCAAAAAAAGAGGTTTAACTTGA
- a CDS encoding nucleoside 2-deoxyribosyltransferase, whose translation MRKKLYLANPYGFSKQTKTLLNEFIEIFNDLNVEVFEPFERTKPLTQQESEWAYDVARSNFHDLKECDCIFAIVNGNPPDEGVMVELGIAIALQKTIFLYRDDFRNCSDSNQYPLNLMLFLGLPKDDWEKYYFESLQDIKSNKKRFVEWAKNKPNKPSTF comes from the coding sequence TTGAGAAAGAAATTATATTTAGCAAATCCATATGGATTTTCAAAACAAACTAAAACTCTCTTAAATGAATTTATTGAAATCTTCAATGATTTAAATGTGGAAGTATTTGAACCTTTTGAGAGAACAAAACCATTAACGCAACAAGAAAGTGAATGGGCATATGACGTCGCAAGAAGTAATTTCCATGATTTAAAAGAATGTGATTGTATTTTTGCGATTGTTAATGGAAATCCACCAGATGAAGGTGTAATGGTTGAATTGGGCATTGCAATTGCTCTGCAAAAGACAATCTTTTTATACAGGGATGATTTTAGAAATTGTTCAGATAGCAATCAATACCCTTTAAATCTAATGTTATTTCTCGGACTTCCTAAAGATGATTGGGAAAAATATTATTTTGAATCATTACAAGATATAAAAAGTAACAAAAAAAGATTTGTTGAGTGGGCAAAAAATAAGCCAAATAAACCATCGACCTTTTAG
- the rpsU gene encoding 30S ribosomal protein S21 codes for MTQVTVGENEGIESALRRFKRQVSKSGIFADLKRLRHHETPIEKYKRKLQQRRKARRR; via the coding sequence TTGACACAAGTTACAGTTGGAGAGAACGAGGGAATTGAATCAGCCCTTAGAAGATTTAAAAGACAAGTATCTAAGTCTGGTATATTTGCAGATTTAAAAAGACTTAGACATCACGAAACTCCTATTGAAAAATACAAAAGAAAGTTACAACAGAGAAGAAAAGCAAGAAGAAGATGA
- a CDS encoding helix-hairpin-helix domain-containing protein, with protein MISKFLSKLKSILFKSAVSADTPLKKEKKATKSAKTAKTKTKTKTKTKTKTKSVNSKKNIETLTTLPGVGAKSAKALYEAGFKTTKAVIAADEKDLLAVSGVGINLVKKLKKLK; from the coding sequence ATGATTTCAAAATTTCTAAGCAAACTAAAATCAATTCTATTTAAAAGCGCAGTATCCGCTGATACGCCTTTAAAGAAAGAAAAAAAAGCAACTAAGTCTGCAAAAACAGCAAAAACAAAAACAAAAACAAAAACAAAAACAAAAACAAAAACCAAGTCGGTTAATTCTAAAAAAAATATTGAAACTTTAACCACTCTTCCTGGTGTTGGAGCAAAAAGTGCAAAAGCATTGTATGAGGCAGGATTTAAAACAACAAAAGCAGTTATTGCCGCTGATGAAAAAGACCTTCTCGCTGTATCAGGAGTTGGAATAAATCTTGTTAAGAAGCTTAAAAAGCTTAAGTAG
- a CDS encoding uridine kinase family protein → MKLIFISGPSGSGKTTLSNKLIKKFKNGFVLSTDNYYKTGLISKILSKCVEGFFDKSISFNYKLLKKDFDYIYKNGISINDRHYNFEKKTIQNILKETNNISFLIIEGIFAKEFANTLNIQNYYFLEIKTNKNECMQRAVHRDFKERGKDKKRAENDFLKSWDTYYEKSRSNSIKKNINKFIIRKETDLDHILKKLFN, encoded by the coding sequence ATGAAGCTTATATTTATAAGTGGTCCCTCTGGGAGCGGTAAAACTACACTATCAAATAAATTAATAAAAAAATTTAAAAATGGTTTTGTTTTAAGTACCGACAATTACTATAAAACAGGGCTAATAAGTAAAATACTATCAAAATGTGTAGAAGGTTTTTTTGATAAAAGTATTAGTTTTAATTACAAACTATTAAAAAAAGATTTTGATTATATTTATAAAAATGGAATTTCAATAAATGATCGGCATTATAATTTCGAAAAGAAAACAATTCAAAATATATTAAAAGAAACAAATAATATTAGTTTTTTAATAATTGAAGGTATTTTTGCCAAAGAATTCGCAAACACTTTAAATATTCAGAATTATTATTTTTTAGAAATAAAAACGAACAAAAATGAGTGTATGCAAAGAGCTGTTCATAGAGATTTTAAAGAAAGGGGTAAGGATAAAAAACGAGCTGAAAATGATTTCTTAAAATCTTGGGACACTTATTACGAAAAATCAAGGTCCAATAGCATAAAAAAAAATATAAATAAATTTATTATTAGAAAAGAAACAGATCTCGATCACATTTTGAAAAAATTATTTAATTAA
- a CDS encoding NAD(P)-binding protein gives MKNDFTYDLLIIGGGISACVFASKYLKNNITKKVALIEIGRGLGGRSSTRLSKRFKGWKLNHGSPNFNISNSKNNLLLKSYIDELSESKYIKIDDSEIFFLNEDSNLETIKKSEFSCGVNYLSSDSMSELSKNIIQSNNLKGKIDFFFETLIVDLEFNDKEWVLKSKNGDKFKSKYLICTTNLLLHKRSLKILNINQIPLRKAIPINNDKKIDLILKFLEEQTFIPRLTFLIYTNENYSYKDFYSKKQRYFYLNKNLEKKYRFERIIFQLQDSNKLGIVVHSKNIELINSYLNVKDEEVFKQKLITNFNKLFKDNSLVNRLTFNEKISIMKWRASQPSGMGVPLSLQVSRKYRIGFCGDWFEGEGFGRIEGSILSALILEKKINDLIK, from the coding sequence ATGAAAAATGACTTTACATATGACTTATTAATAATAGGAGGAGGCATATCTGCCTGTGTTTTCGCTTCGAAGTATCTTAAAAATAATATTACAAAAAAAGTTGCATTAATTGAAATTGGTCGTGGACTTGGAGGTAGATCAAGTACAAGATTAAGCAAAAGATTTAAAGGATGGAAACTAAACCATGGTTCTCCAAATTTCAATATATCTAACAGTAAAAATAATCTTCTATTAAAAAGTTATATTGATGAATTATCGGAAAGTAAATATATAAAAATTGACGACTCAGAAATATTTTTTCTAAATGAAGATTCTAATTTAGAAACCATAAAAAAATCTGAATTTTCTTGCGGGGTTAATTATCTATCTTCAGATTCCATGAGTGAATTATCGAAAAATATAATTCAGTCAAATAATCTAAAAGGGAAAATTGATTTTTTCTTTGAAACTTTAATAGTTGATTTAGAGTTTAATGATAAGGAATGGGTACTAAAATCAAAAAATGGTGACAAATTCAAGTCTAAATATCTTATTTGTACTACTAATTTGTTGTTACATAAAAGATCATTGAAAATATTAAACATAAATCAAATTCCATTAAGAAAAGCTATTCCTATAAATAATGATAAAAAAATAGATTTAATATTAAAATTTTTAGAAGAACAAACATTTATTCCTAGGTTAACTTTTTTAATTTATACAAATGAAAATTATAGTTATAAAGATTTTTATTCAAAAAAACAAAGGTATTTTTATTTAAACAAAAATTTAGAAAAAAAATATAGGTTTGAAAGAATTATTTTTCAGCTGCAAGATAGTAATAAATTAGGAATTGTAGTACATTCAAAAAATATAGAGTTAATTAATTCTTATCTAAATGTAAAAGATGAGGAGGTTTTTAAACAAAAATTAATTACAAATTTCAATAAACTCTTTAAAGATAATTCTCTAGTAAATAGATTAACTTTTAATGAAAAAATATCTATTATGAAATGGAGAGCTTCACAACCTTCTGGCATGGGCGTCCCTTTATCTTTACAAGTTAGTAGAAAATATAGAATTGGATTTTGCGGAGACTGGTTTGAAGGAGAGGGATTTGGCAGAATTGAAGGTTCAATTTTAAGTGCTTTAATATTAGAGAAAAAAATTAATGATTTAATTAAATAA
- a CDS encoding peptidase E, whose amino-acid sequence MPSKNIVAIGGGGFGRSLGSLEIEKYIVSLSNKKRPKICFIPTASGDSSLYKLNFYRAFSKLDCITSHIDFFSRTENLEEKVFTQDIIYVGGGNTKSMLAVWKEWNLNKILRNAYEKGIVMSGVSAGAICWFDKGITDSYDKELAIIDCLGIVEGIACPHFDEEKEREPYVNDVIQKEIIESCICIEGNCALHIKNNFEYSSIDFGNGRNCFKVTRENNIVKKEIL is encoded by the coding sequence ATGCCTAGTAAAAATATAGTCGCAATTGGGGGAGGAGGTTTTGGACGTTCATTAGGCTCTCTTGAAATTGAAAAATATATAGTTTCTTTAAGTAATAAAAAAAGACCTAAAATTTGCTTTATTCCAACAGCATCTGGTGATAGTAGCTTGTACAAACTAAATTTTTATAGAGCATTTTCTAAACTTGATTGTATAACAAGCCATATTGATTTCTTCTCTAGAACAGAAAACTTAGAAGAGAAAGTTTTTACTCAAGACATCATTTATGTTGGCGGAGGAAATACAAAAAGCATGTTAGCTGTTTGGAAAGAATGGAATTTAAATAAAATTTTGCGAAATGCTTATGAAAAAGGAATTGTAATGAGTGGTGTAAGTGCTGGTGCTATTTGTTGGTTTGACAAAGGTATAACTGATTCTTATGACAAAGAATTAGCTATTATTGATTGTTTAGGCATAGTTGAAGGTATTGCCTGCCCGCATTTTGATGAAGAGAAAGAAAGGGAACCTTACGTTAATGATGTTATTCAGAAAGAAATTATTGAATCTTGTATATGTATTGAGGGCAATTGTGCCTTGCATATTAAAAATAATTTTGAATATTCATCAATTGATTTTGGTAATGGTAGAAATTGCTTTAAAGTCACAAGGGAAAATAATATTGTAAAGAAAGAAATTCTTTGA
- a CDS encoding GNAT family N-acetyltransferase — translation MNLRQITIKDQLELKKVYFDSIQSLDEKIYSQEQKRAWSSQAWNNPNFDKSINKGKGWLISKQGITIAFSTRYPANRIALFYCKGKFQRKGYGSKLLHKLEDEAKKEGLDFLYTEASLISYELFLKNEWKIIRKEKVIINNIFFERYNMNKIIKVN, via the coding sequence ATGAATTTAAGACAAATTACCATTAAAGATCAACTGGAATTAAAGAAGGTTTATTTTGATTCAATTCAATCTTTAGATGAAAAAATTTATAGTCAAGAACAAAAAAGAGCTTGGTCAAGCCAAGCATGGAATAACCCGAATTTTGATAAGTCAATAAATAAAGGGAAAGGATGGCTTATAAGTAAACAAGGAATTACTATTGCTTTTTCCACAAGATATCCCGCCAATAGAATTGCGTTATTTTACTGTAAAGGTAAATTCCAAAGAAAAGGTTACGGCTCTAAGTTACTTCATAAATTAGAAGATGAAGCAAAGAAAGAAGGTTTAGATTTTCTTTACACTGAAGCGAGCTTAATAAGTTATGAATTATTTCTTAAAAATGAATGGAAAATTATTCGTAAAGAAAAAGTTATTATAAATAACATTTTTTTTGAAAGATATAATATGAATAAAATCATAAAAGTTAATTAA
- a CDS encoding DUF3303 domain-containing protein: protein MQLFLADCQFPDIENQVKAYQLFVEAWENGEIAKSDKTNKFEMLFRVHAPGEGRVVCLCKAESDKEIFEHFAPWRAKFGIHMEFTPVISCQNVVDYHKDLFKTLG, encoded by the coding sequence ATGCAATTATTTCTTGCTGACTGCCAATTCCCAGATATTGAGAATCAAGTGAAAGCTTATCAATTATTTGTAGAAGCATGGGAAAACGGTGAAATTGCAAAATCAGATAAAACAAATAAATTTGAGATGTTATTTAGAGTTCATGCTCCAGGGGAGGGTAGAGTAGTATGTTTATGTAAGGCAGAGAGTGATAAAGAAATTTTCGAGCATTTTGCTCCATGGAGAGCCAAATTTGGCATTCATATGGAATTTACACCTGTAATAAGTTGTCAAAATGTTGTTGATTACCATAAAGATTTGTTCAAAACTTTAGGGTAA
- a CDS encoding DCC1-like thiol-disulfide oxidoreductase family protein, whose protein sequence is MTYNYTFIYDGECPFCNHFSELLEIKSNINNIKILDGRKNLTLIKSLLEKGYDLDKGAILLKDEEIFHGADAINTICKQINNPSSSLLLLLSSVFKSNKRTNMIFPLLVRARRLVLISKGIPITLV, encoded by the coding sequence ATGACTTACAATTATACCTTTATTTATGATGGAGAATGCCCATTCTGCAATCATTTTTCAGAACTACTTGAGATCAAAAGCAATATAAATAATATTAAAATTCTTGATGGTCGTAAAAATTTAACTCTAATTAAATCACTCCTAGAAAAAGGTTATGACCTAGATAAAGGAGCTATTCTCCTTAAAGATGAAGAGATCTTTCATGGGGCAGATGCAATTAATACTATTTGCAAACAGATAAATAATCCCTCAAGTAGCTTACTTTTGTTACTTTCTAGTGTGTTTAAATCAAATAAACGAACAAATATGATATTTCCTTTACTAGTCAGAGCTAGAAGATTAGTATTGATATCAAAAGGTATACCAATCACTCTAGTTTAA
- a CDS encoding MBL fold metallo-hydrolase — MTFEATYLGSNGWLIKFNKSNLIIDPWLKGDLIFPPGEWFFKGSLEEEILIDKKIDVILLTQGLPDHCHVPTLEMFRKDIPIICPKSALSTLEKIGFSSIKMLKPTEKTNQFNLSFEATAGAPVPQIENGYIVKDDQDNGFYIEPHGYLDENLNKQNLDAVITPTKNLELPLVGSFVKGADVIPKLIDKFNPKFILSSTVGGDAKYSGFLNNFISVQDYEEELNCNLVDLKSMQSIMI, encoded by the coding sequence ATGACTTTTGAAGCAACCTACCTTGGATCAAATGGTTGGCTTATAAAATTCAATAAAAGCAATCTAATTATTGATCCTTGGCTCAAAGGAGATTTAATATTTCCACCTGGAGAATGGTTTTTTAAAGGATCATTAGAAGAAGAAATTTTAATAGATAAAAAAATAGATGTTATTTTATTAACCCAAGGGTTGCCTGATCACTGTCATGTGCCCACATTAGAAATGTTCAGAAAAGATATTCCAATAATTTGTCCTAAAAGTGCTCTTTCAACATTAGAAAAAATTGGTTTTAGTTCAATTAAAATGCTTAAGCCAACTGAAAAGACTAATCAATTTAATTTAAGTTTTGAAGCAACTGCTGGTGCTCCAGTACCACAAATAGAAAACGGATATATTGTGAAAGATGATCAAGATAATGGGTTTTACATAGAACCCCATGGATATCTTGATGAAAATTTAAACAAACAAAATCTAGATGCAGTCATTACTCCTACAAAAAATTTAGAATTACCATTAGTAGGTTCTTTTGTAAAAGGTGCTGATGTAATACCTAAGTTAATTGACAAATTCAATCCAAAATTTATACTTTCAAGTACCGTGGGAGGAGATGCAAAATATTCAGGTTTTTTAAATAATTTTATTTCAGTTCAGGATTATGAAGAGGAATTAAATTGTAACCTTGTAGATCTAAAGAGTATGCAATCTATTATGATTTAA
- the pepN gene encoding aminopeptidase N: MNNSKKQKGISKYVKLEDYKVFDYEIPEIFLDFVLQKNAVNVTTILKLVKKNKNTRILILDGTDILINRIFIDDSLLEEEYYEQQKNNLKIKNINKDNFLLKIEAIIKPKKNTSLLGMYESNGIITTQCEAEGFRRISFHSDRPDILSKYTVRIEADKNDYPVLLSNGNIIKENNLKNNRHEIIWEDPYPKPSYLFALVAGKLNCVKDNFVTKSNKKVKINIYVEYGDEKYVQHAISSLQKSMRWDEDKYNLEYDLSLFNIVAVRHFNMGAMENKSLNIFNSKLILANSETTTDEELERIEGVIAHEYFHNWTGNRVTCRDWFQLSLKEGLTVFRDQQFTADLHNHAIKRLEDAKFLRRNQFREDSGPTSHPVMPKKYQEIDNFYTTTIYEKGSEIIRMLNKLVKDENFYKGFSNYISTYDGKAATIDQFVDKILEHNKEIDPKKFKIWYKQNGTPKVKLRRIWDQRDEKLTIQASQSNPIKKNPYNNLPLIIPINLAIFCSENKTIEKTVVLKAKKQEFIFSNVRSHLQIPLVSYFREFSSPVEWESDATLDEKFLILKYEKDFFTLFNTVKVFYKKIILCRLEEKPDLYIENKLINTLISFIKNKDINLSLLSELLSIPTFAEIESEMKNIDPLKLYKTIDELNYLFGTKLKKELYFKLQEIEKNLYKVWPEGKNERKLIETIWKLILHSDDEEIKSKIINYVDGNSMTLAKAALNSFSRINCPERKIISNIFFNKWKNNSVVLDSWFSFNASLEIDEKTSSIEKLFKNKFFDTKSPNTLRAILNTFVTRNSIFHAIDGSGYKYIAKKIIDFDKLNPIVISRFVKVFSRYNYYSEPYKSNMIETIIQIKKHKLSTNTKEVLDTIID; this comes from the coding sequence ATGAACAATTCAAAAAAACAAAAGGGTATTTCAAAATATGTAAAACTTGAAGATTACAAAGTTTTTGATTATGAAATTCCAGAAATTTTTTTGGACTTCGTACTTCAGAAAAATGCTGTTAATGTTACAACCATACTCAAATTGGTAAAAAAAAATAAAAATACTAGAATTCTTATTCTTGACGGTACAGATATCTTAATAAATAGAATATTTATAGATGACTCACTACTAGAAGAGGAATACTATGAACAGCAAAAAAATAACTTAAAAATTAAAAATATAAATAAAGATAATTTCTTATTAAAAATAGAAGCAATAATTAAACCGAAGAAAAATACATCCCTTTTAGGAATGTATGAGAGTAATGGAATCATAACTACGCAATGTGAGGCAGAGGGATTTAGAAGGATAAGTTTTCACTCTGATAGGCCTGATATTCTAAGCAAATACACCGTGAGAATTGAGGCAGACAAGAATGATTATCCTGTCTTACTTTCAAATGGAAACATCATAAAAGAAAATAATCTTAAAAATAATCGACATGAAATAATTTGGGAAGACCCATATCCTAAACCCTCATATCTATTTGCATTGGTAGCAGGGAAACTTAATTGTGTAAAAGACAATTTCGTAACAAAATCTAATAAAAAAGTAAAAATAAATATTTATGTTGAGTATGGCGATGAAAAATATGTACAACATGCAATAAGTTCCTTACAGAAATCCATGAGATGGGACGAGGATAAATATAACCTTGAGTACGATTTGTCATTATTTAACATAGTTGCAGTGAGGCACTTTAATATGGGAGCCATGGAAAATAAAAGTCTCAATATTTTTAACTCAAAATTAATACTCGCTAATTCTGAAACAACAACTGATGAGGAATTAGAAAGAATAGAAGGTGTAATCGCCCACGAATACTTTCATAATTGGACGGGTAATAGAGTTACTTGTAGGGATTGGTTTCAATTATCTCTAAAAGAGGGTTTAACAGTATTCAGAGATCAACAATTCACTGCAGACCTTCATAATCATGCAATTAAGAGACTTGAGGATGCAAAATTTCTTAGAAGAAATCAATTTAGAGAGGATTCTGGTCCAACATCGCATCCTGTAATGCCAAAAAAATATCAAGAAATAGACAATTTCTATACGACCACAATATACGAAAAAGGATCAGAAATAATTAGAATGCTTAATAAGCTTGTAAAAGATGAAAATTTCTATAAAGGATTTAGTAATTACATCTCAACATATGATGGGAAGGCAGCAACAATAGATCAATTTGTCGACAAAATTTTAGAGCACAATAAGGAAATCGATCCTAAAAAATTTAAGATCTGGTACAAACAAAATGGCACACCAAAAGTTAAATTAAGGAGAATTTGGGATCAAAGAGACGAAAAACTTACAATTCAAGCCTCTCAAAGTAATCCGATAAAGAAGAACCCATATAATAATTTGCCTCTGATAATCCCTATCAATCTGGCTATATTTTGCTCTGAAAATAAAACAATAGAAAAAACAGTTGTTCTAAAAGCAAAAAAACAAGAATTTATTTTTAGTAATGTAAGATCCCACCTTCAAATCCCTCTAGTAAGTTATTTTCGAGAATTCTCTTCACCAGTTGAATGGGAATCAGACGCTACATTGGATGAAAAATTTTTAATCTTAAAATATGAAAAAGATTTTTTTACACTATTTAATACCGTAAAAGTATTTTATAAAAAAATCATTTTATGCAGATTAGAGGAAAAACCAGATCTTTATATTGAAAATAAATTAATAAACACCCTAATATCATTTATAAAAAATAAAGATATTAATTTATCTCTTTTATCAGAATTACTAAGTATTCCGACATTTGCTGAAATTGAATCAGAGATGAAAAATATAGACCCTTTAAAATTATATAAAACAATAGACGAATTAAATTATTTATTCGGTACCAAATTAAAAAAAGAATTATATTTTAAGCTCCAAGAAATAGAGAAAAATCTATATAAAGTCTGGCCAGAAGGTAAAAATGAAAGAAAACTAATTGAAACCATATGGAAACTAATCTTACACAGTGATGATGAGGAAATTAAAAGCAAAATAATTAATTATGTTGATGGTAATTCGATGACGCTAGCAAAAGCTGCATTGAATTCTTTCAGTAGGATTAATTGTCCTGAAAGAAAAATTATTTCAAATATATTCTTCAATAAATGGAAAAATAATAGTGTCGTTTTGGATAGTTGGTTCTCATTCAATGCATCTTTAGAAATTGATGAAAAAACAAGCAGCATTGAAAAATTATTTAAAAATAAATTTTTTGATACAAAATCACCAAATACATTGAGAGCCATACTAAATACTTTCGTAACAAGAAATAGTATTTTTCATGCAATTGATGGATCTGGTTATAAATATATTGCAAAAAAGATAATTGACTTCGATAAATTAAATCCAATAGTAATTTCACGTTTTGTGAAAGTATTTAGTAGATACAATTATTATTCAGAACCTTACAAAAGTAATATGATAGAAACCATTATTCAGATTAAAAAACATAAACTATCAACAAATACTAAAGAAGTATTAGATACAATAATAGATTGA
- the purT gene encoding formate-dependent phosphoribosylglycinamide formyltransferase, producing the protein MKDSIFSKKRILLLGSGELGKELVIESKRLGLEVIAIDRYEKAPAMQVADYSRVIDMGDKNFLKNVIKEFEPDYVVPEIEALSIEALKELEDEGFNIVPNARTVEITMNRDKIRDLASKDLKIKTAKFDYIFEFDELEKKADKIGFPLLLKPLMSSSGKGQSLVETKDNLLNAWEKAQANSRGKVKGVIIEEFVNFDFEFTLLTVRKKNGENIFCLPIGHLQSNGDYQCSWQPIEINESLIIEAKAMTTKILNNLNGAGLYGVEFFIKGNDVIFSELSPRPHDTGMVTLVSQNINEFELHLRAFLNLPIPQINLIEPSATRVVLSDQEHMNPIYEGLNEALEVENTKVLIFGKPVSRNGRRMGVVLSSNSDINLARKNADEAASKIKVRNK; encoded by the coding sequence ATGAAAGATTCAATTTTTTCAAAAAAAAGAATTTTATTGCTTGGTAGTGGCGAGCTTGGGAAAGAATTAGTAATAGAGTCCAAAAGATTAGGATTAGAAGTTATAGCTATTGATCGATATGAAAAAGCACCTGCAATGCAAGTTGCTGATTATTCGAGAGTAATTGATATGGGAGATAAAAATTTTTTAAAAAATGTTATAAAAGAATTTGAGCCTGACTATGTTGTTCCAGAAATAGAGGCTCTTTCAATTGAAGCCTTAAAAGAACTAGAAGATGAAGGCTTCAATATTGTTCCAAACGCCAGAACTGTAGAAATAACAATGAATAGAGATAAAATTAGAGACTTAGCTTCTAAGGATTTGAAAATAAAAACTGCCAAGTTTGATTATATTTTTGAATTTGATGAATTAGAAAAAAAAGCAGATAAAATTGGATTTCCTCTATTACTAAAACCTTTAATGAGCTCATCTGGGAAAGGACAAAGTTTGGTTGAAACAAAAGATAATTTACTTAATGCCTGGGAAAAGGCACAAGCAAATTCTAGAGGAAAGGTTAAAGGTGTAATTATTGAAGAATTTGTTAATTTTGATTTTGAGTTCACTCTTTTAACTGTAAGGAAAAAAAATGGTGAAAATATTTTTTGTTTACCAATTGGGCATCTTCAATCTAATGGAGACTATCAATGCAGTTGGCAACCTATAGAGATCAATGAATCTTTAATTATTGAAGCTAAGGCAATGACAACTAAAATATTAAATAACCTTAATGGAGCTGGATTATATGGTGTAGAGTTTTTTATAAAAGGAAATGATGTTATATTTTCAGAATTATCTCCAAGACCGCATGACACAGGTATGGTTACCTTAGTTAGTCAAAATATTAATGAATTTGAATTACATTTAAGAGCTTTTTTAAATCTACCAATACCGCAGATAAATCTAATAGAACCCTCTGCAACTAGAGTTGTACTTTCTGACCAAGAGCATATGAATCCTATTTATGAGGGTCTTAATGAAGCATTAGAAGTTGAGAACACTAAAGTGCTTATATTTGGCAAGCCTGTCTCCAGAAACGGGAGAAGAATGGGTGTTGTGCTTTCATCAAATTCAGACATTAACTTGGCCAGGAAAAATGCTGATGAAGCTGCTAGTAAAATAAAAGTTCGCAATAAATAA
- a CDS encoding glutathione peroxidase: MQVDVQNTSVISADGSSIKLGEYSGEVILVVNVASYCGNTAQYEDLQKLHDLYSSKGLRILAFPCNDFGKQEPDSLSEIKDFCTTKFGVKFEIFEKVHAKGNTTEPYTTLNKAEPEGDVEWNFEKFLIGKDSKVIARFKPGIKPFDENLIAAIEVALDS, translated from the coding sequence ATGCAAGTTGACGTACAAAATACTTCTGTTATTTCAGCAGATGGATCATCAATCAAACTTGGGGAATACTCAGGGGAAGTAATTTTAGTGGTTAACGTAGCTAGTTATTGTGGAAATACTGCTCAGTATGAAGATCTTCAAAAGCTACATGATTTATATTCAAGCAAGGGCCTAAGGATACTTGCATTCCCCTGTAATGATTTTGGGAAACAAGAACCTGACTCTCTCTCAGAAATAAAAGATTTTTGTACTACAAAATTTGGTGTTAAGTTTGAAATCTTTGAAAAGGTTCATGCTAAAGGCAATACCACAGAACCATACACAACTCTTAACAAAGCTGAACCTGAAGGAGATGTTGAATGGAATTTTGAAAAGTTTTTAATAGGAAAAGATAGTAAAGTAATTGCAAGATTCAAACCGGGTATTAAACCGTTTGATGAAAACTTAATAGCAGCTATTGAAGTAGCGTTAGATTCATAA